A single window of Pectobacterium parmentieri DNA harbors:
- the aztD gene encoding zinc metallochaperone AztD encodes MKKRLLPLSISALLLGSVGPAMAAEEDVTAWRLFVADHDKSVVNVIDALDGDKLTSFDLKGPAALYRSESGATVYAVQGSAGTVSMIGSGISFHDHGDHADIDIDEPNLLKTQLTGGKPGHFVERQGKVAQWFDGERYTMIYSEAAALDGVNDAKRVSVSAPHHGVAVPYDNHAVISVPNPEDASKRPIGARVISLDSKTVSDNVACPGLHGSAGSGDTYALSCETGLLLITQKGDTPEIRHLPYSSALPKGSVSTLIGGKGMQYFIGNYGPDRIVLIDPTEDQSFRLVQLPTRRVHFVVDPVRPKFAYVFTEDGKLNQVDVLKGEITKSVRVTEPYSMDGHWNDPRPRIAVAADNIYITDPLKSKIHVLNAVDLKETSAITVQGHPFNIVAVGGSGKVHEHGHSHDHQH; translated from the coding sequence ATGAAAAAGCGTTTATTACCGCTGTCCATTTCAGCGCTTTTGCTCGGCTCAGTTGGCCCGGCAATGGCAGCAGAAGAGGACGTTACCGCCTGGCGTCTGTTCGTCGCCGATCACGATAAGTCCGTGGTGAATGTGATTGACGCCCTTGATGGCGACAAACTGACGTCCTTCGATCTGAAAGGGCCTGCGGCGCTCTATCGCAGTGAAAGTGGAGCTACGGTATATGCCGTTCAGGGCAGCGCAGGCACCGTATCGATGATCGGCTCTGGGATTTCGTTTCACGATCACGGCGATCACGCTGATATTGACATCGATGAACCCAACCTACTGAAAACTCAGCTAACTGGCGGCAAACCGGGTCACTTCGTTGAGCGTCAGGGTAAGGTCGCTCAGTGGTTTGACGGCGAACGTTACACGATGATCTATAGCGAAGCCGCCGCGCTGGATGGCGTCAATGACGCGAAACGCGTGTCCGTCAGCGCACCGCATCATGGTGTTGCCGTGCCGTATGACAACCATGCCGTTATCTCTGTCCCGAATCCAGAAGACGCGTCCAAACGCCCGATTGGTGCCCGAGTGATTAGCCTGGATAGTAAAACTGTCAGCGACAATGTGGCCTGCCCAGGTCTGCATGGATCCGCCGGTTCCGGTGACACTTACGCCCTGTCCTGCGAAACCGGTCTGCTGCTGATCACTCAGAAAGGCGATACGCCTGAAATACGCCATTTGCCTTACTCCAGCGCATTACCGAAAGGCAGCGTCTCCACACTTATCGGTGGCAAAGGTATGCAGTATTTCATCGGTAACTATGGTCCAGATCGCATTGTGCTTATCGACCCAACCGAAGATCAAAGTTTCCGTTTGGTGCAACTGCCGACCCGTCGCGTACATTTTGTCGTCGACCCGGTACGTCCGAAATTCGCCTACGTCTTTACGGAAGATGGCAAGTTAAATCAGGTTGATGTGCTGAAGGGGGAAATTACCAAGTCAGTGCGCGTCACGGAGCCATACTCTATGGACGGTCACTGGAACGATCCGCGTCCACGTATCGCGGTTGCGGCTGATAACATCTACATTACCGATCCTCTGAAGAGCAAAATTCACGTGCTGAACGCGGTGGATTTGAAAGAAACCAGTGCGATTACGGTACAGGGACATCCTTTCAATATTGTTGCCGTTGGCGGTTCAGGCAAAGTGCATGAACACGGTCACTCCCACGACCATCAGCATTAG
- the aztC gene encoding zinc ABC transporter substrate-binding protein AztC — protein sequence MRIITTLGVAVLLSLSLPLQASARLNVIASFSILGDMAKNIGQDRIELRTLVGPNSDAHVYEPSPADAIAMAKADVILINGLQFEGFINRLIQASESKAPVIEATNGAEIIRDPAGGHYHFYNGKAVFHAAPFDPHAWQSLPNAHIYVKNITAAFCAADKSGCETYQANAKTYEEKLTKLGVNIDNALARIPESRRTVVVGHNAFRYFEHEHGIHFLSPQGVSTESEASAADVAGILREIKKNHAAAVFAENISNPRLVEQIASEAGLSIAGVLYSDALSDPSGPAPTYIDMMQHNVNTIVSALADNKHVP from the coding sequence ATGAGAATTATCACGACGCTTGGTGTCGCCGTTCTGCTTTCCCTGTCGCTACCGCTACAGGCCAGCGCCAGGCTTAACGTCATCGCCAGCTTTTCCATCCTTGGCGACATGGCGAAGAATATCGGTCAGGATCGTATTGAACTGCGAACCCTTGTGGGCCCCAACAGCGATGCGCATGTCTATGAGCCCTCCCCAGCGGATGCGATTGCCATGGCTAAAGCTGACGTGATCTTAATCAACGGATTACAGTTCGAGGGCTTTATCAACCGGCTCATTCAGGCCAGTGAGAGTAAAGCACCGGTCATTGAAGCGACAAATGGCGCAGAGATTATTCGCGATCCCGCAGGTGGCCATTACCATTTCTACAATGGCAAAGCCGTGTTTCACGCCGCACCTTTCGATCCCCACGCCTGGCAGTCGTTGCCCAATGCGCATATCTACGTGAAAAACATTACCGCCGCGTTTTGCGCAGCGGATAAAAGCGGCTGCGAAACTTATCAGGCGAATGCTAAAACCTATGAGGAAAAACTGACCAAACTTGGCGTAAACATTGATAACGCGCTAGCCCGTATCCCGGAATCGCGTCGTACCGTCGTGGTCGGCCACAATGCTTTCCGCTATTTCGAACACGAGCACGGCATTCACTTTTTATCCCCTCAGGGAGTCTCTACCGAGTCTGAAGCTTCTGCCGCAGATGTCGCCGGCATTCTGCGAGAGATAAAGAAAAATCATGCCGCAGCGGTCTTCGCGGAGAATATCTCAAACCCACGTCTGGTGGAGCAAATTGCCTCCGAAGCCGGTTTATCCATCGCGGGAGTGCTCTATTCCGACGCACTTTCCGACCCTTCAGGCCCAGCACCGACCTATATCGACATGATGCAGCACAACGTCAACACCATCGTGTCAGCACTGGCCGACAACAAGCACGTCCCCTGA
- the aztA gene encoding zinc ABC transporter ATP-binding protein AztA: MTDFAVQIEELALGYNGNPALSAVSGSVNTGSLTAVVGPNGSGKSTLLKGIAGILHPLSGFCRIASGARIAYLPQLSELDRSFPASVHDLVSLGLWQDRGLLRWHRRDDRVRISQALAAVGLAGFDNKPLSALSGGQFQRALFARVIVQNASIILLDEPFNAIDTATTQEMLALIKSWHAQQRTVIVVIHDPELVLRHFPETLMVNGMVVAWGETDWVMKHSLHSPVFCQHNTARYATGAR; encoded by the coding sequence ATGACGGATTTTGCAGTACAGATCGAAGAACTAGCCCTCGGTTACAATGGAAATCCAGCATTGAGCGCGGTCAGCGGTTCGGTAAACACTGGCTCCCTGACGGCGGTAGTCGGACCAAACGGTTCAGGTAAATCAACGCTACTGAAAGGGATTGCCGGAATACTACACCCCCTATCGGGCTTCTGCCGTATCGCATCGGGTGCACGCATCGCTTATCTACCACAGCTATCGGAACTGGATCGTAGCTTTCCTGCCAGCGTCCACGATCTGGTCTCGCTGGGGCTCTGGCAGGATCGCGGTTTGCTACGCTGGCATCGCCGTGACGATCGAGTGCGTATATCCCAAGCGCTTGCCGCCGTCGGGCTGGCTGGTTTTGATAATAAGCCACTCAGCGCCCTGTCGGGCGGGCAGTTTCAGCGTGCTCTGTTTGCGCGGGTGATCGTCCAGAATGCCAGCATCATTTTGCTCGACGAGCCCTTTAATGCCATTGATACAGCGACCACACAAGAGATGCTGGCGCTGATTAAAAGCTGGCACGCCCAACAACGTACGGTCATCGTGGTGATCCACGATCCTGAACTGGTACTTCGCCATTTTCCTGAGACATTGATGGTCAACGGCATGGTGGTCGCTTGGGGAGAAACCGACTGGGTGATGAAGCATAGCCTGCACTCGCCCGTTTTCTGTCAGCATAATACCGCACGGTACGCGACAGGGGCTCGATAA
- the aztB gene encoding zinc ABC transporter permease AztB, whose amino-acid sequence MLWLYDLLVNPFVEFGFMRRALVGALLLSLSACPVGVFLTLRRMSLVGDAMSHAVLPGAAIGFLLYGLEIIPMTLGGMVAGLMVAIGAGAVSRLTVQKEDASMAAFYLISLALGVLIVSLRGSSVDLMHVLFGSVLALNVEALVLIASVSVVSLLMLVLLWRALIAECLDPLFLRAVSRLGSPVHFLFLTLVVINLVAGYQALGTLLSVGLMILPAVTARFWTRRVITLCLASVLIGMVASMSGLLFSYHYSLPSGPAIILTNGVFYLASTSVAMMKNARRRPHTSLVNSRPSRTE is encoded by the coding sequence ATGCTCTGGCTTTACGATCTGCTCGTTAATCCGTTTGTTGAATTTGGCTTTATGCGCCGAGCGTTAGTGGGTGCATTGCTACTGTCGCTCAGCGCGTGTCCGGTGGGCGTATTCCTGACCCTGCGTCGTATGAGTCTGGTGGGCGATGCCATGTCCCACGCCGTGCTGCCCGGTGCCGCCATTGGTTTTCTGCTCTACGGATTGGAAATCATTCCGATGACACTCGGCGGCATGGTCGCCGGATTAATGGTAGCAATAGGTGCCGGAGCGGTATCTCGGCTGACGGTACAAAAGGAAGATGCCTCAATGGCGGCGTTTTACCTTATTTCGCTGGCGCTCGGGGTACTTATCGTCTCGCTACGCGGCTCAAGCGTTGACTTGATGCATGTTCTGTTTGGTTCCGTTTTGGCGCTGAATGTGGAAGCTCTGGTCCTGATCGCCTCGGTTTCCGTTGTTTCTTTGCTGATGCTGGTTCTGCTGTGGCGTGCGCTCATTGCCGAGTGTCTGGATCCGCTGTTCCTACGCGCCGTGTCTCGGCTCGGCTCACCGGTCCATTTTCTGTTTCTCACGCTGGTGGTGATAAACCTCGTGGCTGGCTATCAGGCGCTAGGCACGCTGCTGTCGGTGGGTTTGATGATCCTCCCAGCCGTCACCGCTCGCTTCTGGACTCGGCGCGTCATCACACTGTGTCTGGCTTCGGTGTTGATTGGCATGGTGGCCAGCATGTCCGGCCTGCTGTTCTCCTACCATTATTCGCTGCCATCAGGCCCAGCCATTATTCTCACCAACGGCGTTTTCTATCTGGCCTCAACCAGCGTCGCGATGATGAAAAACGCCCGACGCCGTCCTCACACTTCCTTAGTTAACTCGCGTCCTTCCCGCACGGAGTAA
- the tssJ gene encoding type VI secretion system lipoprotein TssJ — translation MMTIMQLRCWLLPLLALLLIACSSSPTPVARYNLHFQAHPQINSGAPLKVRVMLLTSDAEFMSADFYSLQNQPADALGSTLLNNQQFFLMSGQLSKMLNAKSLPEARYIGIMAEYQALDGKVWRLALPFPDGENSAFWAFWKSNDDELNAHMMADINGLRVVKQ, via the coding sequence ATGATGACAATAATGCAACTGCGCTGCTGGCTGTTACCGCTACTGGCATTGCTACTGATTGCGTGCAGCAGCAGTCCCACTCCGGTGGCGCGTTATAACTTGCACTTCCAGGCGCACCCGCAGATCAACAGCGGCGCACCGCTCAAGGTGCGGGTGATGTTATTGACTTCAGACGCGGAATTCATGTCCGCCGACTTCTACTCCCTGCAGAATCAGCCCGCAGATGCATTGGGTAGCACGTTGCTCAACAACCAACAGTTTTTCCTGATGTCAGGTCAACTGAGCAAAATGCTTAACGCCAAAAGTCTGCCAGAAGCGCGCTACATTGGCATCATGGCGGAGTATCAGGCGCTGGACGGCAAAGTCTGGCGGCTGGCGCTACCGTTCCCAGATGGTGAGAACAGCGCGTTTTGGGCGTTCTGGAAAAGTAACGACGATGAGTTGAACGCCCACATGATGGCGGACATCAACGGCCTTCGCGTGGTTAAGCAGTAA
- a CDS encoding MBL fold metallo-hydrolase — protein sequence MLLLLVLAVIAVAIYSWLKQPQYISPEVKPQPENPLFRDGAFHNPIARPTRNQNRIALLYHFLFGKDVGALPDIRLPSEKTDLHQLSKTENVIIWMGHSSYFIQLEGKTFLLDPVFSDNASPVPRTNIAFEGSNVYSPEDVPEIDYLLITHDHWDHLDYPTLNALRGKIRRIVTLTGVGSYFVKWGFPQESITEGDWFSCLKEDGVDIHVLPTQHFSGRLLKHNQTLWGSFALITAQHRLYLGGDSGYGPHYKEIAKHLGGFDIAILECGQYDQNWPHVHMKPEECAQAASDLQAKAVLPGHNSKFKLAHHRWNDPLERISQASENQDWRLMTPRIGERVQVDNPQQTFSQWW from the coding sequence ATGCTTTTGTTACTCGTTTTGGCTGTGATTGCTGTAGCTATTTATAGCTGGTTAAAACAGCCGCAATATATTTCACCAGAGGTGAAACCCCAACCGGAAAATCCACTCTTTCGCGATGGCGCGTTTCATAACCCGATCGCACGCCCGACGAGGAACCAAAATCGAATTGCGCTGCTATATCATTTTCTTTTCGGTAAAGATGTTGGCGCGTTACCAGATATCCGCTTGCCGTCGGAAAAAACCGATCTACATCAGTTAAGTAAAACGGAGAACGTCATCATCTGGATGGGACACTCCAGCTACTTTATTCAACTGGAAGGGAAAACCTTTCTGCTGGATCCGGTATTTAGCGACAACGCCTCGCCGGTGCCGCGCACCAATATTGCTTTCGAAGGCAGTAATGTGTATTCACCGGAAGACGTTCCCGAAATCGACTATCTGCTGATCACTCACGACCATTGGGATCATTTGGATTACCCCACGCTGAACGCGTTACGAGGAAAAATCCGCCGTATTGTCACGTTAACCGGCGTTGGTTCCTATTTTGTGAAATGGGGCTTTCCCCAGGAAAGCATTACCGAAGGCGACTGGTTCAGTTGCCTGAAAGAGGACGGGGTAGACATTCATGTGCTTCCTACGCAGCATTTTTCCGGTCGACTCCTCAAGCATAATCAAACGCTGTGGGGCTCATTTGCGCTCATAACAGCACAGCATCGCCTGTATCTCGGTGGAGATAGTGGCTATGGCCCACATTACAAAGAGATCGCCAAACATCTGGGGGGATTCGATATCGCGATACTGGAATGTGGGCAATACGATCAAAACTGGCCCCATGTTCACATGAAGCCGGAAGAGTGCGCACAGGCAGCCAGCGATTTACAGGCTAAAGCAGTATTACCGGGCCACAACAGTAAATTTAAGCTGGCGCACCACCGCTGGAACGATCCGCTAGAGCGGATTTCGCAGGCGAGTGAAAATCAAGACTGGCGGTTGATGACGCCCCGTATTGGTGAACGCGTTCAGGTTGATAACCCGCAGCAGACCTTTAGTCAGTGGTGGTAG